Proteins from one Cicer arietinum cultivar CDC Frontier isolate Library 1 chromosome 3, Cicar.CDCFrontier_v2.0, whole genome shotgun sequence genomic window:
- the LOC101507675 gene encoding dirigent protein 19-like — protein sequence MFIQFSILFLLSTTPFTYLIKAKQDNNNFVRSLDHKALSLENKKEKLSHLKFYWHDIVSGNNPSSITIVPSPLKNSATSFGFVNMIENPLTLGPKLSSKLVGKAQGFYASTSLSEVDLLMAMNFAITQGKYNGSTITILGRNPILDKVREMPIVGGSGLFQFARGYAQLRTHSFSSKTNDAIVEYNIYVLHY from the coding sequence ATGTTCATCCAATTCTCCATCCTCTTCCTCCTCTCCACTACTCCCTTTACATATCTAATCAAAGCAAAACAAGACAATAACAATTTCGTACGTTCACTAGACCACAAAGCATTAAGTTTGGAGAACAAAAAAGAGAAGCTAAGCCATTTAAAGTTCTATTGGCATGACATAGTTAGTGGAAACAACCCTTCATCAATAACAATTGTTCCATCACCTTTGAAAAACTCAGCCACTTCCTTTGGTTTTGTTAACATGATTGAGAACCCTTTGACCTTAGGACCTAAATTGAGCTCAAAATTGGTTGGAAAAGCACAAGGATTCTATGCCTCAACATCACTTAGTGAGGTAGACCTTCTCATGGCTATGAATTTTGCTATTACTCAAGGGAAGTACAATGGTAGCACCATCACTATTTTGGGGAGGAACCCTATTCTTGATAAAGTTAGGGAAATGCCTATAGTTGGTGGTAGTGGTCTTTTTCAATTTGCTAGAGGATATGCTCAACTTAGAACTCATTCGTTTTCATCCAAGACAAATGATGCTATAGTTGAGTACAATATTTATGTGTTACATTATTAA
- the LOC101508000 gene encoding uncharacterized protein, protein MHTTLTNWCQCNKAFTFLIPHKPKSLILLSLPFSSLSFQPSQHTIATIVHTLCDSNRFSEAHQRFSLFLSSGSIPDHRTCNLLLARLLRSKTPFQTWSLFKSLIQIKPGFVPSLVNYNRLMDQFCLIHRPLDAHRLFFDMKNRGHCPNVVSYTTLINGYCSVGGIRDAMKVFDEMLECALEPNSMTYSVLIRGFLRERDLEGGRELMCKLWERMKVEVELGVKVAAFANLVDSLCKEGFFNEVFEIAEEMPFGSSLSEEVVYDQMIDSFCKVGRYHGAARIVYLMRKRGFVPSDVSYNHIIHGLSKDGACMRGYQLLEEGAEFRFSLCEHTYKVLVEALCRVLDVDKAREVLKLMLCKEGVDKTQIYNIYLRALCLVKNPTELLNVLVSMLESHCKADVITLNTVINGFCKMGRVDEALKVLDDMLMGKFCAPDVVTFTTLIFGLLDAEKDYEALDLFNRVMPQNGLKPGVVTYNALIRGLYKLKKPNDALKVFNNMASEGITPDSTTYTVIVEGLCKCDQIEEAKSFWQSVIWPSGIHDNFVYATILKGLCGSGKFNEACHFLYELVDSGVIPNIYSYNILINCACNLGSKSEAYQIFREMNRNGVAPDCVTWRILYKLQSKVRKHSKSEDPTIYEGDDMDNKAIQDIRKWNSVFTSSGKPLDFTR, encoded by the coding sequence ATGCACACGACCTTAACAAACTGGTGTCAGTGCAACAAAGCTTTCACCTTTCTCATTCCCCACAAACCCAAATCCCTCATTCTACTCTCTCTTCCATTCTCATCTCTCTCATTTCAACCCTCACAGCACACTATTGCTACCATCGTCCACACTCTCTGTGACTCCAACCGTTTCTCCGAAGCTCACCAACGTTTCTCCCTCTTCCTCTCCTCCGGTTCAATCCCCGACCACCGAACATGTAACCTCCTCCTCGCACGGTTACTCCGTTCCAAAACCCCATTCCAAACCTGGTCTCTTTTTAAATCATTGATCCAAATCAAACCTGGTTTTGTTCCCTCTTTGGTTAACTACAACCGTTTGATGGATCAGTTTTGCTTGATTCATCGACCGTTGGATGCTCACCGGTTGTTTTTCGACATGAAGAATCGTGGGCATTGTCCCAATGTTGTTTCTTATACTACTTTGATTAATGGGTACTGTTCAGTTGGTGGAATAAGGGATGCAAtgaaggtgtttgatgaaatgcttGAATGTGCTTTAGAGCCAAATTCGATGACTTATAGTGTCTTGATTCGTGGATTTCTTCGGGAAAGGGATTTGGAAGGTGGTAGAGAGTTGATGTGCAAGTTGTGGGAGAGAATGAAAGTGGAAGTTGAATTGGGTGTGAAGGTTGCTGCTTTTGCAAATTTGGTTGATTCTTTGTGTAAAGAAGGGTTTTTTAATGAAGTTTTTGAGATTGCAGAAGAGATGCCATTTGGAAGTAGTTTGTCTGAGGAGGTTGTTTATGACCAGATGATTGATTCATTCTGCAAAGTTGGAAGGTATCATGGAGCAGCTAGGATTGTTTATTTGATGAGGAAGAGAGGGTTTGTTCCAAGTGATGTGTCCTATAATCATATAATACATGGACTTAGCAAGGATGGTGCTTGTATGAGGGGTTATCAGTTGTTAGAGGAAGGAGCTGAATTTCGATTCTCGCTGTGTGAGCATACTTATAAGGTATTGGTGGAAGCTCTTTGTCGTGTATTGGATGTGGACAAGGCAAGGGAAGTTCTGAAACTCATGTTGTGTAAGGAAGGTGTTGACAAGACTCAGATTTACAACATCTACTTGAGAGCTCTTTGTCTTGTTAAAAATCCAACAGAGCTTTTAAATGTGCTTGTGTCTATGCTTGAGAGCCATTGTAAAGCTGATGTTATTACGCTCAACACAGTTATCAATGGGTTTTGCAAGATGGGGAGGGTTGATGAAGCTTTAAAAGTattggatgacatgttgatggGTAAATTTTGTGCACCTGATGTTGTGACATTCACTACATTGATTTTTGGTCTATTGGATGCTGAAAAAGACTATGAAGCTCTTGATCTGTTCAATCGAGTGATGCCTCAAAATGGTTTGAAGCCTGGTGTTGTAACATATAACGCTCTTATCAGAGGTCTATACAAACTAAAGAAACCAAACGATGCACTCAAGGTTTTTAATAACATGGCGAGCGAAGGCATTACTCCAGATAGTACCACTTATACGGTTATAGTAGAAGGTCTATGCAAATGTGATCAAATAGAAGAGGCAAAGAGTTTTTGGCAGAGTGTTATATGGCCTTCAGGGATCCATGATAATTTTGTTTATGCAACCATTCTGAAAGGGCTATGTGGCTCTGGCAAATTTAACGAGGCTTGTCATTTCTTGTATGAATTGGTAGATTCTGGAGTCATTCCAAATATATATAGCTATAATATTCTGATCAACTGTGCTTGCAATCTAGGTTCGAAAAGTGAAGCTTACCAAATTTTTAGAGAGATGAATAGGAATGGAGTGGCCCCTGATTGTGTGACATGGAGGATTCTTTACAAGTTACAAAGCAAAGTGAGGAAACACTCCAAATCTGAAGATCCAACAATTTATGAGGGTGATGACATGGATAATAAAGCAATTCAGGATATAAGGAAATGGAATTCTGTTTTTACTTCAAGTGGTAAACCTTTGGATTTTACCAGATAA